A portion of the Streptomyces platensis genome contains these proteins:
- a CDS encoding ArnT family glycosyltransferase — protein sequence MTPQQRPGTPAPPPSAAQEGAAASLTDPRTPVAPEPAARWERPALLALLLVTAALYLWNRSASGYANQFYSAAVQAGSESWKAFFFGSSDAANSITVDKPPAALWPMALSVRLFGLSSWAILVPEALMGVAAVGVLHGAVRRRFGAGAGLLAGGALAVTPVAALMFRFNNPDALLCLLMVGAIACVLRALADGRTTWLVLAGVCFGLGFLTKTLQAWLILPPLAVVHACCAPVALRRRFGQLLLAGLAIVVSAGWWVALVELWPAASRPYIGGSQHNSFLELTFGYNGFGRITGNETGSVGGGGGRPGGGGWGETGITRLFSSDMGGQISWLLPAALILLVAGVTVLWRARRTVAAEQAGQRAEFLVWGGALLMTFTTFSFMSGIFHQYYNIALAPYIAALVGMGAALLWRRGGRSAALVLAGTVAVTAGWSFVLLNRSPDWLPWLRWTVAALGLLAALGLLPAVRAGAAARKEAAAPEGRAPVRASRRVAVLAAGLGVVTALAGPVAYTLDTVNTPKGGSIITAGPTVRGGRGGPGGGFPGGRMRGRNGGVPGAGQGGAPGQALPPGQGGQGRMPGGTQGANPPPQRAGQQRQFPAPGARGWQAGRPRFPGGRGGFGERGAGRMGGLLNGSKVSDRAKALLEKDADEYTWAAAAIGSQNAASYQLATEKPVMAIGGFNGSDPSPTLARFKEYVAAGKIHYFLAGGQGGQGGPGGDRGGSSQITSWVAKTFQKATVGGATFYDLTRKG from the coding sequence ATGACCCCGCAACAACGGCCCGGCACCCCGGCCCCGCCGCCGTCCGCCGCACAGGAGGGCGCGGCGGCGTCGCTCACCGACCCCCGGACGCCCGTGGCACCGGAGCCGGCGGCCCGCTGGGAGCGGCCCGCACTGCTGGCGTTGTTGCTGGTCACGGCCGCTCTCTACCTCTGGAACCGGTCCGCTTCCGGTTACGCCAACCAGTTCTACTCGGCCGCCGTACAGGCCGGCAGCGAGAGCTGGAAGGCCTTCTTCTTCGGTTCGTCCGATGCGGCGAACTCCATCACCGTCGACAAGCCGCCCGCCGCGCTGTGGCCGATGGCGCTGTCCGTACGGCTCTTCGGGCTCAGCTCCTGGGCGATCCTGGTGCCCGAGGCGCTGATGGGTGTGGCGGCGGTCGGGGTGCTCCACGGGGCCGTACGGCGACGGTTCGGTGCGGGCGCGGGGCTGCTCGCGGGCGGCGCGCTGGCGGTGACGCCGGTCGCCGCGCTGATGTTCCGTTTCAACAACCCCGATGCGCTGCTGTGCCTGCTGATGGTCGGTGCGATCGCCTGTGTCCTGCGCGCCCTGGCGGACGGCCGGACGACGTGGCTGGTGCTGGCCGGGGTCTGCTTCGGGCTCGGGTTTCTCACCAAGACGCTCCAGGCGTGGCTGATCCTGCCGCCGCTCGCCGTCGTCCACGCCTGCTGTGCGCCGGTCGCGCTGCGCCGGCGGTTCGGTCAGCTGCTGCTCGCCGGGCTGGCGATCGTGGTGTCCGCCGGCTGGTGGGTGGCGCTCGTCGAACTGTGGCCGGCGGCCTCCCGCCCGTATATCGGCGGCTCGCAGCACAACAGCTTCCTGGAGCTGACCTTCGGCTACAACGGCTTCGGGCGGATCACCGGCAACGAGACCGGCAGCGTCGGCGGGGGCGGCGGCCGTCCCGGTGGCGGTGGCTGGGGGGAGACCGGCATCACCCGGCTGTTCTCGTCCGACATGGGCGGGCAGATCTCCTGGCTGCTGCCCGCGGCGCTGATCCTGCTGGTCGCGGGGGTGACGGTGCTGTGGCGGGCGCGGCGGACGGTGGCCGCTGAACAGGCCGGTCAGCGGGCGGAGTTCCTGGTCTGGGGCGGCGCGCTGCTGATGACCTTCACGACCTTCAGCTTCATGTCCGGGATCTTCCATCAGTACTACAACATCGCGCTGGCCCCGTATATCGCGGCGCTGGTCGGGATGGGCGCGGCGCTGTTGTGGCGGCGCGGCGGGCGGTCCGCCGCGCTCGTCCTGGCCGGGACGGTGGCGGTGACGGCCGGATGGTCGTTCGTGCTGCTGAACCGCTCGCCGGACTGGCTGCCGTGGCTGCGCTGGACGGTGGCGGCGCTCGGCCTCCTGGCGGCGCTGGGGCTGCTGCCGGCGGTACGGGCGGGGGCGGCGGCCCGGAAGGAAGCAGCGGCGCCGGAAGGCCGGGCGCCGGTACGGGCGAGCCGGCGGGTGGCGGTGCTCGCGGCGGGGCTCGGGGTGGTGACGGCGCTGGCCGGGCCGGTCGCGTACACCCTCGATACGGTCAACACGCCCAAGGGCGGTTCGATCATCACGGCCGGCCCCACGGTGCGGGGCGGTAGGGGCGGTCCCGGTGGCGGCTTCCCGGGCGGCCGGATGCGCGGCCGCAACGGCGGGGTGCCGGGCGCCGGCCAGGGCGGGGCCCCCGGCCAGGCCCTTCCGCCGGGCCAAGGTGGCCAGGGCCGGATGCCGGGCGGCACGCAGGGCGCCAACCCGCCCCCGCAGCGGGCCGGCCAGCAGAGGCAGTTCCCGGCGCCGGGCGCCCGGGGGTGGCAGGCCGGCCGACCCCGGTTCCCCGGCGGCAGGGGCGGCTTCGGTGAGCGCGGCGCCGGCCGGATGGGCGGTCTGCTCAACGGCAGCAAGGTGAGCGACCGGGCCAAGGCGCTGCTGGAGAAGGACGCGGACGAGTACACCTGGGCCGCCGCGGCCATCGGCTCCCAGAACGCCGCGAGCTACCAACTGGCCACTGAGAAGCCGGTGATGGCGATCGGCGGCTTCAACGGGAGCGACCCGTCGCCGACCCTCGCCCGGTTCAAGGAGTATGTCGCGGCCGGGAAGATCCACTACTTCCTCGCGGGCGGGCAGGGCGGGCAGGGCGGGCCCGGCGGCGACCGGGGCGGCTCGTCGC
- a CDS encoding sensor histidine kinase, with translation MRGRRPPAPRRRWSLRTRLVVSAVALIAVVGAVIGTVTTIALHAYMQGELDRQVQGFVMRAQMPRPHESRRAQGGLDFVAMGGLPLGTVGAWVGPGGTAEAGAMLANPTRGPEEKLADLTAAQVAVLNRVPRDGRPHTAELPGLGHYRAESTKDGSLVLGLPLGYVQKTVGRLVLIEACVTAAGLAAVGLAGSAMVGIALRPLRRVAATATRVSELPLHQGDVALHVRVPASESDGRTEVGQVGAALNRMLGHVGSALSARQESETRVRRFVADASHELRTPLASIRGYAELTRRGREQPGPETRHALGRIESEAERMTGLVEDLLLLARLDSGRPLAYERIDLSPLVVDAVSDARVAGSGHRWRLELPDEPAVVYGDAGRLHQILVNLLANARTHTPEGTTVTARVRAATGAAAGDDGGVQLEVRDDGPGIPAELLPHVFERFARGDASRSRAAGSTGLGLAIVQAVVAAHGGTVEVGSVPGRTVFTVTLPTAAPSEARDTAGRTAPGTGR, from the coding sequence ATGCGGGGCCGTCGGCCCCCCGCCCCCCGTCGCCGCTGGTCCCTCCGGACCCGGCTCGTGGTGTCCGCGGTGGCCCTGATCGCCGTCGTCGGGGCCGTCATCGGGACGGTGACGACCATTGCGCTGCACGCCTATATGCAGGGGGAGTTGGACCGGCAGGTCCAGGGGTTCGTGATGCGCGCCCAGATGCCGCGCCCCCATGAATCGAGGCGTGCCCAGGGGGGCCTGGACTTTGTGGCGATGGGTGGTCTGCCCTTGGGCACGGTGGGGGCGTGGGTCGGGCCCGGGGGGACTGCCGAGGCCGGGGCAATGCTGGCCAACCCGACCAGGGGGCCCGAGGAGAAGCTGGCGGACCTTACCGCCGCGCAGGTCGCGGTGCTGAACAGGGTGCCGAGGGACGGCCGGCCACACACCGCCGAGCTGCCCGGACTCGGTCACTACCGGGCGGAGTCCACCAAGGACGGCTCCTTGGTGCTCGGTCTGCCGCTCGGCTATGTGCAGAAGACCGTCGGCAGGCTCGTGCTCATCGAGGCGTGTGTGACGGCCGCCGGGCTGGCGGCGGTCGGGCTCGCGGGCTCCGCCATGGTCGGGATCGCGCTGCGGCCGCTGCGCCGGGTCGCCGCCACCGCCACCCGGGTCTCCGAACTCCCGCTCCACCAGGGCGATGTGGCGCTGCATGTCCGGGTGCCGGCGTCCGAGTCGGACGGGCGTACGGAGGTCGGGCAGGTCGGTGCGGCGCTGAACCGGATGCTGGGGCATGTCGGTTCGGCGCTCTCTGCCCGTCAGGAGAGCGAGACGCGGGTACGGCGGTTCGTCGCCGATGCCAGCCATGAGCTGCGTACCCCGCTCGCGTCGATCCGGGGTTACGCCGAGCTGACCCGGCGCGGGCGGGAGCAGCCGGGGCCGGAGACCCGGCACGCCCTGGGCCGGATCGAGTCGGAGGCGGAGCGGATGACCGGGCTGGTGGAGGATCTGCTGCTGCTCGCCCGGCTGGATTCCGGGCGTCCGCTCGCGTACGAGCGAATAGATCTGTCGCCGCTGGTGGTCGACGCGGTGAGCGACGCCCGGGTGGCGGGGTCCGGTCACCGGTGGCGGCTGGAGCTGCCCGATGAGCCGGCGGTGGTGTACGGCGATGCCGGGCGGCTGCATCAGATCCTGGTGAATCTGCTGGCCAATGCCCGTACGCATACGCCGGAGGGGACCACGGTGACCGCCCGGGTGCGGGCCGCGACGGGCGCCGCCGCCGGTGACGACGGGGGCGTCCAGCTGGAGGTGCGGGACGACGGGCCGGGTATACCGGCGGAGCTGCTCCCGCATGTCTTCGAGCGCTTCGCCCGGGGTGATGCCTCGCGTTCACGTGCCGCCGGGAGCACCGGGCTCGGCCTCGCCATCGTGCAGGCGGTGGTGGCCGCGCACGGCGGCACGGTCGAGGTCGGCAGTGTGCCGGGGCGGACGGTCTTCACGGTGACGCTGCCGACGGCGGCCCCGTCGGAGGCACGCGATACGGCAGGACGGACGGCACCGGGCACGGGCCGGTAG
- a CDS encoding glycosyltransferase has translation MTVGLANVVGMMTTPPPTPLGSLPPREHLRLGQSATVLDVVIPVHNEERDLEPCVRRLREHLARTFPYGFRITIADNASTDRTPDVAARLDDALDEVTAVRLEQKGRGRALRTVWSLSEAPVLAYMDVDLSTDLNALLPLVAPLISGHSDLAIGSRLSRSARVVRGPKREFLSRMYNLILRGSLAARFSDAQCGFKAIRGDVAERLLPMVEDTGWFFDTELLLLAERAGLRIHEVPVDWIDDPHSTVHIVRTAADDLKGVWRVGRALATGGLPLDRLARPFGDDPRDRELTGVPGGLARQLVGFCVVGGLSTLLYLALFSLFRLGTGAQLANAAALLVSALANTAANRRLTFGVRGRDRAVRHQAQGLVVFAVGLVLTSGSLAALDAAGGTASHGTELAVLVAANLAATMLRFLLFRAWVFPDRERRDDLTAPPHPSHDRDDLTRSAR, from the coding sequence ATGACAGTGGGGTTGGCGAATGTCGTGGGCATGATGACGACACCGCCGCCCACCCCGCTGGGCTCCCTGCCTCCACGCGAGCATCTGCGGCTCGGCCAGAGCGCGACCGTCCTCGATGTGGTGATCCCCGTCCACAACGAGGAGCGCGACCTCGAACCGTGTGTGCGGCGGCTGCGCGAGCACCTCGCCCGCACCTTCCCGTACGGGTTCCGGATCACCATCGCCGACAACGCGAGCACGGACCGTACGCCGGATGTCGCCGCCCGGCTCGATGACGCGCTCGACGAGGTCACCGCGGTACGGCTGGAGCAGAAGGGGCGGGGGCGGGCGCTGCGCACCGTGTGGTCGCTGTCCGAAGCCCCGGTGCTGGCCTATATGGACGTCGATCTGTCCACCGACCTCAACGCGCTGCTGCCGCTGGTGGCGCCGCTGATCTCCGGGCACTCGGATCTGGCGATCGGCTCCCGGCTCAGCCGGAGCGCACGGGTGGTGCGGGGGCCGAAGCGGGAGTTCCTCTCGCGGATGTACAACCTCATCCTGCGGGGCTCGCTCGCCGCACGGTTCTCCGACGCGCAGTGCGGGTTCAAGGCCATCCGCGGCGATGTCGCCGAGCGGCTGCTGCCGATGGTCGAGGACACCGGGTGGTTCTTCGACACCGAGCTGCTGCTGCTCGCGGAGCGGGCCGGGCTGCGGATCCACGAGGTGCCGGTGGACTGGATCGACGATCCCCACAGCACCGTGCATATCGTGCGGACGGCCGCCGATGACCTCAAGGGCGTCTGGCGGGTGGGGCGGGCGCTGGCGACCGGCGGGCTGCCGCTGGACCGGCTGGCCCGGCCGTTCGGGGACGATCCGCGGGACCGTGAGCTGACCGGTGTGCCCGGCGGGCTGGCCCGTCAGCTGGTCGGCTTCTGTGTCGTCGGCGGGCTGAGCACACTGCTCTACCTCGCCCTCTTCTCTCTCTTCCGCCTCGGGACGGGCGCCCAACTGGCCAATGCCGCCGCCCTGTTGGTGTCGGCGCTCGCGAATACGGCCGCCAACCGGCGACTGACCTTCGGAGTACGGGGCCGGGACCGGGCGGTCCGCCATCAGGCGCAGGGGCTGGTGGTCTTCGCCGTCGGACTGGTGCTGACCAGCGGCTCGCTCGCGGCCCTCGACGCCGCCGGGGGCACCGCCTCGCACGGCACCGAACTCGCGGTGCTGGTGGCCGCCAACCTCGCGGCCACGATGCTGCGTTTTCTGCTTTTCCGCGCCTGGGTCTTCCCCGACCGCGAGCGCCGGGACGACCTCACCGCGCCGCCGCACCCTTCGCATGACCGGGACGATCTCACCAGGAGCGCACGATGA